In Sesamum indicum cultivar Zhongzhi No. 13 linkage group LG8, S_indicum_v1.0, whole genome shotgun sequence, the sequence TTGAGCCTTCCATAGAAACGCATTTTGGGAGAGAaaccaattttaattaatttgaagaataTGACAAGAAAAGACATGGCTAATAAAATAAGACATGTATGACAACTTTGCTGATTAAATAGGATGACCAATGCATGTCaacctataatttcaaaagatttgTACACAAAATAGGAATGCAATctcaatgaaaattatttgatcaaaCAAAATACCAATTATCCAAATAGTAAAAagtgaaaacacaaccaaacggaAGTGTTTGAAAGAAACAACTTAATGTTacaattttaccaaaaaaaaaaaaaaacacaaaaattgatagaaaaattgCTTATAAATTTCGGGTAAATCCAATGTAATTTATACcatttcaaaaactaaaatgataaaataaacacacttttttcaatttatttttaacaataaaataataaatactcattTCAAACTCTTACAGTTACAAGCCTCCAATTGATGCAACTATCGTGTGCCAAAACGGTTGGGTATTTAGACAATCAAAGTACACAATCTAATTAAAAGTTGGTAAGAAAATCCATCCaccaaaggactaaaatagcTCAACTGCTCAAAATGTCAAACCATTCTGAAAACTGTTTAACTAACATTTCACGCAGCCGACTTTTCTCCCACTGCATAATTTTCTTGCAACTTTAAGATAATAATCATCCCATACTAATCAATAAACCTCCTTAAATTGACAAATTTTCCACCTCACTGCTTGCACCATCACACCCTCATTCAATATTCCACGAAAACAAACGTGTCCCGAAGAACTGACACAGAAAttgttgttatattttatgtcGACTCAGTCTCGAGTTCTTACGACCAAAACTGTCGTTCACACGTTAAAACCAAACCTGTTTTTGTACGACGTTTCCAGAAACCTGGAATCATCAATAATTCCGCTGCCTGACAAGTCGGATTCAAATACCCTCTTAAAGCTTTGATCCCACTTCAATTTTCCATTGATTTCATCTTACTGATAAAATGAAACTCAGATTTTGTACAGTACCTGTAACTTTACTGTTACTCGTGTTTTGGATTAATCCCACTCCAGCTTCTGCTCATTTCTTTCCCAACATTACCTCAATTCCAGCTTCTTTAATCCCAAACACTACAATCTGGGACGCTTTCAACGCCCTCGACGGCTGCCGGAAAGGCGTCAAGGCCGACGGGCTTGCCAAACTCAAGAAATACTTCCAGCTTTTCGGCTACCTCAATAATTCTTACGATAATTTTTCCGACGACTTCGATGACTACCTGGAAAAGGCCATCAGGACCTACCAACTCAACTTCAATCTCTACGCTACTGGCGAGCTCGACGCTCCCACGCTGAAGCACATCGTGCTACCCCGATGCGGCAATCCGGATGTCGTCAATGGGACTTCGACTATGCGGTCCGGCAAACCGTCGAACAGGTACAGTGCAAACTCTACTATTCACACAGTGGCGCATTACTCGTTCTTCCCCAACCGGCCGCGGTGGCCGCCGGGAAGGACTCGGCTGACGTACGCCTTCTTGCCGGAGAACCAGCTTTCGGATGTCGTGAAGGGCGTGTTCGCGCGCGCGTTCGAGCGGTGGTCGGAGGTGACGCCGCTGACGTTCACTGAG encodes:
- the LOC105168202 gene encoding metalloendoproteinase 2-MMP; translation: MKLRFCTVPVTLLLLVFWINPTPASAHFFPNITSIPASLIPNTTIWDAFNALDGCRKGVKADGLAKLKKYFQLFGYLNNSYDNFSDDFDDYLEKAIRTYQLNFNLYATGELDAPTLKHIVLPRCGNPDVVNGTSTMRSGKPSNRYSANSTIHTVAHYSFFPNRPRWPPGRTRLTYAFLPENQLSDVVKGVFARAFERWSEVTPLTFTETSSFYGADLRIGFFSGDHGDGEPFDGVLGTLAHAFSPPAGRFHLDGDENWVIDGDFLNSSPMSAVDLESVAVHEIGHLLGLGHSSVEDAIMYPTISSGTRKVELANDDIMGIQELYGSNPSYNGSDPTLTPRTEWDTSGAPRVDYLLWRRGILLVVELFSLLLFV